In a single window of the Anas acuta chromosome 24, bAnaAcu1.1, whole genome shotgun sequence genome:
- the LOC137843999 gene encoding potassium voltage-gated channel subfamily A member 3-like, giving the protein MDERRSLLHSPAASSAGRPPSSSHHNLGYTEQPPPAGPRPHEEEEGEEAEEGSMTVVGGGGGGDPLLEEPQHPHPLLVGDRYDHPLPPAAGPTGHPAGSGEHECCERVVINISGLRFETQLKTLAQFPETLLGDPRKRMRYFDPLRNEYFFDRNRPSFDAILYYYQSGGRIRRPVNVPIDIFSEEIRFYQLGEEAMEKFREDEGFIREEQRPLPDKEFQRQVWLLFEYPESSGPARGIAIVSVLVILISIVIFCLETLPEFRDDHDYEGTGGTFGTGGGPLPPDVFTNSSSSATSMVSSFTDPFFVVETLCIIWFSFELLVRFFACPSKATFSKNIMNIIDIVAIIPYFITLGTELAERQGNGQQAMSLAILRVIRLVRVFRIFKLSRHSKGLQILGQTLKASMRELGLLIFFLFIGVILFSSAVYFAEADDPSSGFSSIPDAFWWAVVTMTTVGYGDMHPITIGGKIVGSLCAIAGVLTIALPVPVIVSNFNYFYHRETEGEEQAQYMHVGSCQHLSSTEEMRKARSNSTLSKSEYMVIEEGGINHSAFKQAAFKTGNCTTTNNPNCVNIKKIFTDV; this is encoded by the coding sequence ATGGACGAGCGCCGGAGCTTGCTCCACTCTCCGGCTGCCTCTTCCGCCGGCCGGCCGCCGAGCAGCAGCCACCACAACCTGGGCTACACCGAGCAgccgccccccgccggcccccggccccACGAGGAGGAAGAGGGCGAGGAGGCGGAGGAAGGCAGCATGACCgtggtgggggggggcggcggcggagaCCCCCTGCTGGAGGAGCCGCAACATCCGCACCCTTTGCTGGTGGGGGACCGCTACGACCACCCTCTGCCTCCGGCCGCCGGCCCCACCGGGCACCCCGCGGGCAGTGGGGAGCACGAGTGCTGCGAGCGGGTGGTGATCAACATCTCCGGGCTGCGCTTCGAGACCCAGCTCAAGACACTGGCGCAGTTCCCTGAAACGCTGCTGGGAGACCCCCGTAAGAGGATGCGCTACTTCGACCCCCTCCGCAACGAGTATTTTTTTGACCGCAACCGGCCCAGCTTCGACGCCATCCTCTATTACTACCAGTCAGGTGGGCGCATCCGACGGCCCGTCAACGTCCCCATCGATATCTTCTCTGAGGAGATTCGCTTCTACCAGCTAGGGGAGGAGGCCATGGAGAAGTTCCGGGAGGATGAAGGTTTCATTCGGGAGGAGCAGCGGCCACTCCCAGACAAGGAGTTTCAGCGTCAGGTGTGGCTGCTCTTTGAATATCCCGAGAGCTCTGGGCCAGCCCGAGGCATTGCCATCGTCTCTGTCCTGGTCATCCTTATCTCCATCGTCATCTTCTGTTTGGAGACCCTGCCTGAATTCAGGGATGACCACGACTATGAGGGAACTGGGGGGACCTTTGGGACAGGCGGTGGCCCTCTCCCACCTGATGTTTTCACCAACTCCTCGTCCTCGGCCACTTCCATGGTGTCATCCTTCACTGACCCTTTCTTTGTGGTGGAGACTTTGTGCATCATCTGGTTCTCCTTTGAGCTGCTGGTCCGCTTCTTTGCCTGCCCCAGCAAGGCCACCTTCTCCAAGAACATCATGAACATCATTGACATTGTGGCCATTATCCCCTACTTCATCACACTGGGCACTGAGCTGGCAGAGAGGCAAGGCAATGGCCAGCAAGCCATGTCCCTGGCCATCCTCCGAGTCATCCGTCTGGTCAGGGTCTTCCGCATCTTCAAGCTCTCCCGACACTCCAAGGGGCTGCAGATCCTGGGGCAGACCCTCAAAGCCAGcatgagggagctgggcttgctcattttcttcctcttcatcgGCGTCATCCTCTTCTCCAGTGCTGTCTACTTCGCAGAAGCTGATGACCCCAGTTCAGGTTTCAGTAGCATCCCTGATGCCTTCTGGTGGGCGGTGGTGACCATGACCACAGTGGGCTATGGGGACATGCACCCCATCACCATTGGGGGCAAGATTGTGGGGTCTCTGTGTGCCATCGCGGGGGTGCTAACCATTGCTCTGCCCGTGCCCGTGATAGTCTCCAATTTCAACTATTTCTACCACCGGGAGACAGAAGGCGAGGAGCAAGCCCAGTACATGCATGttgggagctgccagcacctcTCGTCTACCGAGGAGATGAGGAAGGCACGGAGCAAttccaccctcagcaagtccGAGTACATGGTGATAGAAGAGGGGGGAATCAACCACAGTGCATTCAAACAGGCTGCCTTTAAGACAGGGAACTGCACAACCACAAACAATCCCAACTGTGTGAATATCAAAAAGATCTTTACggatgtttaa